The DNA window agagctttgattatgttgtatgatgattttataaattgattttgttaactattgattttaggattaaattgtaaaaatgttaaaatattagagtttgatagtgaattttggGTTAATTAGGGGTTGTATGAAGGCCTAGAATATATggataaattatttattgaaaaattagttaaattgatagattaactaattaagggattaaattgaaaaaattgtaaaagttgaggtaattgtgtaaatttgaaaataaaatggcaTTAATTGTAAAgtgaattggaaatgaaatatattcTAATAAgtgagtaattttatattctaAATCAAGATCCCATAGATAttcgtaaaaaagaaaaagtagcaaAATAGTCCTGGAACTTCTACAATTACTACAATTCAATCTAGGTAAGTTtgtacaattaaaattttatatttgtataaatttgatGAGCGatattatgcatttatttttttgttggaaATGAGTTATTGTTGGTATTTTGGTGTATGATGGTATTGGAAAGAGACAATGATATTTTTCCCAAGTAAATCGGGGTTtcgcatttgttgcgaactctcgtgttttactttctATTTAGCTCTTAAGAGCTTTTGTTCAGCTCTTATAAGCTTCTGTTTGGTTCTTACAAGCTTCTGTTAAGCTTTTATGAGCTGCTATTAAGCTTTCAAGCTTATGTTGGCATATTCGGGAGGACCagttcttatgagcttctgttgacgatgtactcttatccgcaAGTCATTCTTCAAATGGAAAAATTTTAGTAAAGTggtttatttaatgaatttgaaagacatgttatttatttttgaattgatttgtgTGTGGAtgtatttatcaattaaaattgTGAATGACAGGGAGTTGACATgaatggttttatttatttgacttgttaTAGTAGGTTaggtaaaatttttgtttaacccgtcgaacttactaagcttcattaagcttatttgtattgtttaatgtctttgtagattttTCAGAAGGTTAGACGATCGGATCAACATTCAAGTCACATTATCTAGCTtatctcggtagtttttgaaacgttaaatacggtttgtatggtatgtataggcttTTGTTCGATTTTGGTCAAAATTTagcttatgtaaatattatgaataatattttgtttatataatcaACATACACATTGATTGAAATTAAGGTATGAGTAAGATGTTAGTATAAGTgacatatgtatgtatataattgaGTTAAAGTGAACTTTGGTAACTTGGTTAGATAGGTtaattaggtaagtttggatacttgGTTGACTTGGTTTAAGTTGTCAtatgaggtgcctaagggcatattggttgtatgtggtgataatacatgtttaagacaTAATTTTAGCTTGTGTTGAaggccttgttatggcttgttgatgtgtaATTTGTTGAGGCTAGGTTGGtgtcaatttgggtgagaaatatggcttagaaaatgacctatttttgtccatactggtagagacacaggcgtgtgtctcaacagtgtgtgacacacggctagatgacacgggcgtgtgtcccctgtatcttttatgaatgtaagtcagtatgctcacacggcctagcacacgagcatgtaacttggccgtgtgaccaaagtcagagagttacatgggcacggacaAGGGCTGGACATGACCAtctgtccctatttcaaatgcccacccggcttgagacacgggcgtgtctcttgaccatgtgagtcacacggcttggccacacggtcgtgtgacccctatagtgttgaaaattttaaatatttctaaaaaattctctgagtacccgatctagtcccaacttgtttctaacacATATTTTGGGCCCTGAggactcgtataagggacaatgtgtttGATTTCGGTTGGTTTCTAAcatgaatgttatattatatgaaacatatgtttattgatatgtAAACTCCGACAATGCTCTATAACCTTGTTCcggcgatgaatacgggttatgggtgttacaaatccagtgacttaaataaaaactttcaaatagttcaatgaccattttgtaattttttgaagttgaatgaccaaaatgtaaacttactaatagtctAGTAACATTGAGCATAATTTACcttaatttttaatatcataATTGGAATGTAAATGCTTAGAGAAAAaacttaattcaaataatttttttaaatatcaaaatttagtaactaaaaaatttaaaagtaaattcaATAATAGATCCATATAATCTAAACGTGTTATCCTAAAAAGTAGTGTTGGAAATAGTAGATAGAACAATTTTGGTGCATATTTCATTTCCTCCAGATTCAACTCAAAAGTTTGATGTGGGCCTATTAACTTGTCTAGTTTAAGTGATGATATCTTTTGTCTTCTCTATTGTCGTGATTTTAATGGTGAACCTGGTAAAGCCTCAACACTTTACATATCAATATATCCTTGAaaaaacagtcaccaagacaaaAAGCCTCATTAAAAATCTcacataattttacataaaactcaaatttagtttcattttcaaacttttaaaaatttttaaacttagTTGTTAAATTATGAAGTTTTGACATCATTTCCTTCACGTTGGTTTTGCAAGATTTTCTCTGTCTCCTTAGCATATTCTCACGCAAAAATGATTTTAAGTTGGTCCAAATCAACTCCATTGAAAATAATAGCTAGAGTTTATGAATTTTCATAAGAAGCCTTTCTTTCTACAAAAGTGTATTTGCTTCTTTCTTTAAGGCGTATGGTGTCATCACCAGCAATTACCATAGGTCAAATCCACCCATATTCAATAGCATCTCAGGCTACTTCATTAACAAACATGATAAAATCTCTCATAAGAACCTTCCAATAAGTATAGTTTGTTAAACCAAGTAGCAACAAGGATCGAGTAATTGAACTACCTTTATTTATGGATTCCATGATTGCAAACTGAACAAACGATCACCTTCAAACAACTCTTAAAGCTTGCTCTGATGCCAATAGAAAACActttgatttacattttgtttgaACTATTGTTCATACAGATGTTGGAATAGATAACATGGTTGGATGCAAAATAATTTCGTTCTAACTTCTGTTAGAAGAGGAAATGGGACAAAACATATTTTTAGCAAGGTAAAACATGATGCAAAGTAACTCTCGaagaatgattttattcaacaatcCAACCAAATCACCTATTAGCTAAAGCCCAAACTACCTTTACCACAATGAATATTGGTGCATGCTTCACTTTACATTTAATAAAGCTCTCCAAACAATACCTAAAAGAGTATTACAAAATTACccaataaaatagcaaaatacaAAATCTAAAGACACTCAACCACACACTAATGTGCAGCAACTAAGATAGTTGTAACTTAACAAGTAAACGtatctaaaatagtagcaaacttaacaattatacaatattcaaacaaaaacaaaaaaatagtagcaatataataatgaaatggtagcaaaacaacAATGAAACAACTGATTAGAGCCGGGCCCGAGCAAAAAATCCTACCCAAGGCCCAGTCCATTTAGAAAACGAGTCTTATTtcttgtccaagcccattttaaagtttatatttttactcaaactctCCCACTTTTTGAGCGGAACTTCGAACCTAGATGGATATCTCAACCCATAATCAAGTCTACAAACAAGACTCAATAATATTAAATCATAAtccattaaaaatcaaattacaaaCCTCAAAAACTTTGATTGCTCCATACATCTTGTTTAACTATTGCTCAAACATGAAATATGACAAGGCAGTCAAAATTTCCAAACACATTTATATTAAACTCGAGATTTTGAGATCTGTAAGTAAAACTAATTTTGAGATCtgtaagtaaaactaaaaaaaaaagtattttgaaaagtaaaatttcaaaacttacctattctaataaataatatataaaactatattatgaaattaaaagaaaaacacaattttaaaatCACCTAAAATTTCCTCTCACGTGCATTTCAAACTTAGTATTGACTACTGAGTATTACTTTTCAACTTTTTGGCAATTTCTTTGAGTGCCACTATGGATTTTATAATGTATTAAATTTGTGTGCATAATGCGATTCCAAAAAGTCTACGATTTGGAGCTAACACTTCTTTCTTTTTggataatttatttcataaatcaataaaTATATGGTGGGATGATTAAACAATGAATATTGTCCTCATCTCTCTACTCTTTATCCATCCATGATTGGCCATGCAATAATTAAGGAGCGCTTGCCAATTGAATTAATAGCATAAGGATTTGCATCACcacacatttttatttattaaataaaaaattataaaatattttttaataatcaaatcattatattaaattatttaaaaaaaatacaaattaagtGACAATTATagtgagaatttttaaaataagaacCATAGTGAAAAAATGATAATATCtactttcatatttattttattttagaaacaaAATTAGAATGGAAAATACAAGAGATTAGAGctattaaaattaatcaatttgaGTTTTAAGCATTTGTTTttcttcattaaaaaaaattagtcgaCCATCTCAGTCAAGAAAGACAAATACCTAATACCCAAATTCATAAATCTTAATAACAATATCAAACAGTCGTTTTCACCTCATTTTCCCGCAAAACTTTCAAAAGCTTTCTTTTCTAAAATCACTGTTGTTTTCAACTACAACAAGTCTGCACCCATAACACCGCCACATTTTGAATTAGTTCAAGAATGCTGGGACTCAGTAGATTCCACATGTGCAAAAACCCTCTAGTTTTGCTCCTtccatacaaaaattaaaataaaaaaataaaaaatcaaagcattcaaagcaatgtgtaaaatatttgtgATCAAGGACTCTTTTTTTAAGTAGCAGCCCATAGTGACTCTTCAACCCAAACAACAGCTTTCCTTTGGATTTTGCATAAATCCAAGATATGCAGCAACTAAAGAAGATGTGGTCCCTCGTTTCCTTCTCTTTCCTACAAAGCACACACTCATCTTCTTGAGTTATACCCCATGAGATCAATCTGTCCCTAGTGGCAATGGCCAACCAATAAACAAATGAATGTCTGTTTGGGAATATAAAACTTGAACCACACCAGTCTAAGCCATGGAACCTTCTCCCTTCTCCGGTCTTAACATACTCCAAACTTCTGCCACTGAATATTTAGTTCCTGGAATAGGCCAAGAACCATCACTACTAACCACTTGACGAGCAACATGTCTAATCTGCAATAGTTTCCGCCAACATGTCTAACCTATGGCTGCAGGGATTGGCCTCATATCGCTGCTTTTGTAGAGCACACACATTAATTCATGCAATCCAAAAAGAGCCtgaaattttttttgtaacacagactttcatttttttttcccgAACAGATACTGCTATATGACAAAGCATTTAACTATTATTGTTGCAATTATTGCTCTCAGAATCTGATGAGTCATAAGTGAATTCAGAAAAATTATGGCTATCAAGACCCAAAAATTTCCAAACAAAGCCAGAAAACAATGCTTCTTCATATATACATTCACCGTAAGGATAGATGCTCTCCATTTCGGAATCTGCTCTCTCTTGCAGCTCCAAGGCAAGCTCTAGTGTGACCTCCACCTCGCCCATTGCTGGTCTTAAATTTCCTTTATGGTGGACACAACTAGAAGCGATTTCCAAATACTTGTTCAAACATTCTGGAGCTATCCTTCCCTTGAGGTATTGGTCAATGGCATGATAAATGGTTCCTTGGCTTAGGGATTCCATGGCCCAATCAAGCAGATATTGTTTCTCCTCAGGCAGTGTGCTATCATATTGTGGTCTGCCAAAAAGAACTTCGTACAAAACAATCCCAAATGAGAAGACATCGGATTTTTCTTTCAGTAAACGCACGCGATGCTCTGGGGCCATATATCCACTAGTTCCCACCGCATGATCTGTGTCGATTCTTGTCAAGGCTTTTGACGTGCTAAGAGGAAGCAGTTTGGACAATCCAAAATCTGAAAGTTTAGAACACCATTCTTCATCTAAAAATATGTTTGAGCTCTTGATGTTATGGTGGATTACAGCACGCTTCGCTCCAGTGTGAAGGTAATGTAATCCACGTGCTGCACCGATACATATGTGTAGCCTATGTTTCCAAGCCAGTGGAACATGATCCTTCCCGTAGAGAACATGAGCGAGTGACCCTCTGCTCATGTACTCTAACACAACGAACATCTCCTTTTCTGAAAGGCAGAACCCGATAAGAGAGACGAGATGCGGGTGGCGCAACTGGCAAAGCAACTTTACCTCATTTAGTTGTAACTCACTTACTCCTCCTCCTGAACTGCCTCCGCAGCGTCTCACAGCAACAATGGTTCCATCGTCCATTGTCCCTTTATAAACAATACTCCCGAAGTAACTTGTACCAATAATGGAGTCTGGATGGAAGTTGTTGGTCGCGGCTTTGATCTGGGTTAGTGAAAATTGACGGTATATATCCTCCGGAAGTTCTAATTGAGGAGATTTTTTCTTGGAAGCGAATAAGCTTAGCGGAGAACAAAAACGATGCCTCATAGgggatattttatttatttgaagagAACTCTATACGCCCGAGAGAAGCTATATATGGAAACACTTATGCATTGTATTAAACTTTCTTAATATGTTCTGCAGTGTGAATAGGACTGAAGTTTGAGAATGAGTTGAAATTTCAAAGTCAATGATAATCCAATTCATAACATATAGTAAGAATCTTAATTTGGTGCAATGGCAGGATGCATAAGCCATCTTTGACTAATATAGTTTATTGTTTGTGTCGCCATCGTCTCGACCGTACGGCTTGCGAGAATTGAATTGGTATTAATCTACTAGAAATAAGGTTTGTTCTGTCGGTGAAGGGGTGTCTTTGCATTCTTTGCTCACTGCACTGGATTTTGCTTTGATGAGCTCAAAATTCCTGATTTTTATGGTGGGATTTTTCTTCTGGATTCGAGGGAATGCTTCTTGGTCGGTCCCTTGTGATTCTTGGCATTTTAATGTTGATGGTTCTAAGAAAGGGAAGACAGGGTGTGCTGGTTGTCGGTGGTGTTTCTCCGGGATGACAAATTGATTTGTGGATTCTCCTTCTCCATGGTTTCTGTAAGTTCCTCTCATTGTTGAATCCGACGCTTTCGCTGCCGTTTCATGGGTCCGTATCACTGCTGCCAAACCATGGAAGCTATGGAAGAGCTTGAATATCATTGACGACCTTTTGCACCAGAGTAACAAGGTGCTAAGAGAGGCTAATGTGATTGCAGTTCACTTTACCAAAAAGGGGATCACCGGCTCTGATTTTTTGCATGGTTTTGAGGTGTCCCATTCGGAgagctttattttctttcatctcttgTGGTATTTTCTAGTTTTGCTCCTCTGTTGTTGCACTCTCATGTTTCTAAACCCAGTAGTAGCATTTTTGTTGCTACCTTTAAATAAAACTGATTTTTGATGGGTAAATATACattttggtacctgaacttgGTTTCAAGTTTTAATTTAGTACTTAATTGTTTTTTCTCCAATAAGGTACTTGAACGTGGCTTAAAGGTTTAACTTGGCACTTCAAGTTTTTTTTGGTccaattaggtacttgaacttGCTTGCGTTTCACAATGGTACTTGAACTTGGCTTTTTTATCCAAATTAGTATTTATGGTAAATATCTTATTTGAACCAATTTAAACTATGAAGCCAAGTTTGGGCACCAATGTCACCCAAAATGCCAAGttcaagtacttaattgaataaaaaaaatttcaagtatcGAATTGATGAACCTTGAAGTCAAGTTTAGTTACCTAATGGGACAAAGAAAAACTTTGgtactaaattaaaattcatataccaatatatatatttactcatttttattgagaataaaaacattttttatataataagttGAATTGATTCATATAGATACTTTTTAGAAAAAGATGGGTGATAAAGGTGGGTGGCTACATTGCAATGAGCAtgaaaattatggtttttttttattattacaatATTAGAAACAAGGAAAAAATATCATTTGAACTTATGTTATTTAAGTGTCAAATAAAAACTTTAACAATTACTTGAAATAAGTCTTTACTCTTGCATTTAATATTAACAACATTCACTTTTTCATATTACCTCTTTAATTTCCTTCTTAAGAAGATAATGCAAATTAATAGAAGAAAAGAATTGCATTTTGGTGCCAAATGTTTAGAATATCAATTATGTTATACCTTACTTGTTTGGGCTAAACAGTAAGCCTACATACGATATGGATAAACCTTTCAGAAGAACCCCTCGAACAAACCCTCCAGAGGAAACCTCTTGCACCAACAACTAAGTGGGCTCCACCTGTTAACCGCCACACCAGACTCCTATCATGACGTCCCATCCAAGGTAACATAAGGCAAATGATAGTGCCACCCTATCTTAGCCTATACCATCAAACCACATGGCCACTTGACTTGACCATCTAATAGCAACTTGGCATATGACACCTAGGGATACAAGGCTAAAGGTATATAAAGCTCGAACTAACCAAGCAACGAgggatctctctctctctctctgaacCTAATCTACACATTATCTCCCTTTCTTTCCCTTCTTTCTTTCTTACCACCTCTAATCTCCTTGTCTAATGACTCTTCGTCTTGTACTAAAACAAGGTGAACTACACATCCTCACCCTCCTCTCCACCTTGTCTAGTTAAACCATCAACAAGTTCTGATAGCAAATTTTGCTTAAATTTTGGTATAATTCGCTCAAGTCCAAAAGTAATTCCCAATTGCATCATTTAAAAGTTGAATGTTGAATTTAGAACTAATCCTATAAACAAGTAAgtggatcaaaattaaaattttcatttctttattttttctgtatacacatgtaaattttttttattttacgatTTGACACTAATTCTATTTAGGTCAATGGTATCAGGTAAAGGTTTTTCAAAAGTAATGACTCTAAGATTCAAACTTAGTCCAAATGCTTGAGAAAAAAAGTTTATGGCCACTTCTTCCAACCActtgttgatgattttttttaatctattaatGATCTACATTTTCAATTGTAACAACTATTGTGTTTAACTTACATGTAGCATAAATCTACactattataaattttttgtatAAGTTAGTATTATGAGTTAACCAAACAAttggaaaaagataaaaaaaaattaaaattatttgttaatgcAAGTTGTGGAGTAGCATTCTAAGTGGCACTCAATAATGGTCACTACCATCATCTCTGTGACAAAGTAGTATCATCCCTACGACAGTGGAGTAAACTTGCCATATTTGGTGTTGGCAATTTATTGAAACAAAATCTTTGGGCTATTGCTTATGTTGATATTTTGGAGATATGAAAGTCCTACTTTGGAGTCACGTAtgcatagtccatcatccactcaagatttaggtatgccacactatgaacatcacaagtgaataaatccaaaaatggattcaggatctattcttcttgggtctagtTTGATGTATTATCAATCCAGTGAGTCACATCattgtctctatcttttgggagtcatccgctccgatgcctAAGACAAAATATCTCCATAATTGGACTAGATAGGCgccatattagtctttcaattagtttgctcattttctattagactaagaacatgtttatgttcatctactaatacaagttgtctttttgtattacgattcgaccacgtaataccgcttaatatgtaacagcccgattttggggctggatggaacagtggtttcgagaccacaaatccggcaaggaaaaatttattttaaaattatgacatgggttgcatgaaaatactgatatgaaaaaataaggaaataaagtgataaaaagggtaattgagttatgtcaacattggaaagtatattatgacatattaatccaagaaaggattaaattgcaaaagtgagaaaagttttgttacccaagagtaaatactcaaaaattgaggggttaaagtgtaaatatgaaaaagttgaaggaccaatagtgtaaatattttaagggtggaataatctagaaactaagaaagatggatgaattgggaccaaattgaatagatgaaggaattatgagggactaaattataattttaccaaatttaggtgatgactcaatgatggaattttaaaagaacataaagggcaaaatggtcaattagaagagagagaaatctagaaggtaataatgatgttggtgatattttagattaattaattaaataaatattagtttattaatattttaatttgatttttaaatgatattttattattatatatatatatatgtggaaagaaagatgaaaagcaaCCATTCCACCAGCATTCCATGCATTTCACGTTAGAAGGGaagggaagaaagaaaattttgcttcctttacaatttggtccttttaccaaaaatttatcattttcacctagaaatcaaaagaatttccatatccatcaagagagaaagataacaaggagactatggggagctagaatatcaagttagattcaagaaatagaggctggaggagagagaaaatcaagttaaagattgaagtcatgagtaaggtaagaacatcaagatttttatgtacttttgagtttgatattattgaaaatagcatggaaaagatgttatagtagacttttcttatataaagtcttatgttattgatatattagtgaagagaaataagtgaaagtgatgggaaatattatagagaaagggaataaggaagttataaatttagtaattaacatgttgcactaaaacagttttgggcagcagcagtaggttaactttgaaaaatcaccataaattgtggaaaagaaattagaggatgaaaaaaatatgaaattaaatcctattgagtctagtttctcatagaagaaatagtgtaagcaatggaattgtaaattatgagatataataggttttgtgagataaggtcagaataatttcgggttcccctgttctgactttggaaaatcatcaagaatttgataaaaataattagaggcttaaatttatatgtttaaatcctcaattagtctattttcaatacaaacaaattttaacatcatttgaattctgtatgaagagataattaggttttagtgaagaagggtcagaactgtcagacagcagaacagtgatgactttagagaataaactgtatttattggctgaacgaaaaattctgaaaattttatggtaagaagatatgtgagtgtagtttcagagaaaattaacagatctCAATTTGGATCtctgtatctcaagatataaataatttagtgactatgattcaagtggacagctttgaaggaatataaataaatgtgaaattatagataatgttacatataagcatgttatatatattaaggatgtggaatggagaggaggaggaggaaaatatatgattacaAAACTatcatgagttttcattaaaaatggccaatttacatgttttaggttcagggacaaaattgaacaaatgtgaaactttaagggtaaatttgtaaaaatgtcaaaaagtgaccaaattgcatgaaatggattgttttattatttaaattactaaattgaatgaaatattaatttagatcaagattgggtggaaattagagaaaaatagaaatttttcaaaatgtccctgaattttggtatttctgcaattcagcctggtaagttcgtatgaactatactttgtataattttaattgaattgaatgctatttggtaatgaatattatatatatgtgtgtttggaattgaattattattggtaatatgtataattattagatgttttgaaatgattatttgaagctcgattgggttggaagcttgttagagatatatcacattatccattggttctatcggtaattttggatgatttgattctggttataatgacttgtataagttaAGTTGAttaatgttagctcataaatgttttgattttggttgggTATAATTATGAAtacttgatgaaatgaaatgtctggaattaatttgtaaactctggtaatgctctataaccctattctgaggaaggatacgggttaggggtgttacataatatcagttaaacattaaacaactaatgagcaacatttgcttctattttgctttgtgtgcaaaacCCACAagaggacaattatacaaagtatatcaatgaatttgttttattaaccaatctgttcgaaaaatttacaagtttacattgacaaaaatactacacttggGGCACCGAATCCAACAGTTTCGCCCATGTCGTCGTACGTCGACCACTACTCATAGTGCTCGCcattctttgttcttttttttatttgggttggGTTATTGGTCTGCCACGCTTTTCTGAGTTTTGCCGAAAAATTTAGAATTACAAAAGTTACTTAGCCTATTTTCGGCTCAcataaatttttctaattttacaaaaaataaaattaaaaataattcctGTGTGGATATGATAATCCACGATCTAGtaacaaaccaaaaaaaaatatgaaaagcctAAATATAACCTATCTAATGCTAGGATCCACaaatttttggcaaaattactttataacaattataaaataaattcatacattcgTTCAGATATATAACAATCCAAACAACATCACTTCtcatattatttaatcaaacaatgaaagagataaataaatttgttATCTGATTTTAATTGTAAACATAATACAACCTAACTTTAATACAAATGATTGGAAAAATCAATTTCGAAAACAGTAGCATATGCACAGTAgcagtttaaaattttttttcttaaaattgagtcttgtgatatttatagtgaTAAACTCTAGACCAAATTAGTACATGTGCTTTGAGCCAAACAATCTAGGTTATTTTCTAACTTTCTACCAAACGCTCTTTTTTGTTATCTTCGAACCCCGACTTGCTTAGAGTGCGAGCTTTAATTCTACGAACCGATTGCATAGAATAAAATCTTTGACTAATTTCtaatggaaaattttaatttatctctATAGGAAACCAAAAACTTGAGCTTTcaata is part of the Gossypium hirsutum isolate 1008001.06 chromosome D11, Gossypium_hirsutum_v2.1, whole genome shotgun sequence genome and encodes:
- the LOC107910994 gene encoding receptor-like protein kinase ANXUR2; amino-acid sequence: MRHRFCSPLSLFASKKKSPQLELPEDIYRQFSLTQIKAATNNFHPDSIIGTSYFGSIVYKGTMDDGTIVAVRRCGGSSGGGVSELQLNEVKLLCQLRHPHLVSLIGFCLSEKEMFVVLEYMSRGSLAHVLYGKDHVPLAWKHRLHICIGAARGLHYLHTGAKRAVIHHNIKSSNIFLDEEWCSKLSDFGLSKLLPLSTSKALTRIDTDHAVGTSGYMAPEHRVRLLKEKSDVFSFGIVLYEVLFGRPQYDSTLPEEKQYLLDWAMESLSQGTIYHAIDQYLKGRIAPECLNKYLEIASSCVHHKGNLRPAMGEVEVTLELALELQERADSEMESIYPYGECIYEEALFSGFVWKFLGLDSHNFSEFTYDSSDSESNNCNNNS